The stretch of DNA AGGTATGTGGGGCTGGCCAGTATTCCCAGAGAAGTATCGTACATTCGAAAGCCCAGCGACACAGAAATACATTAAAGAGAACCTAGAGAATGTTCATCTTTACATGTACCTGCAGTGGTTAGCGGATTGCCAAATCAACGATGCACAGTCTCTTGCTGAAGAGAAAGGCATGGCCGTTGGTTTGTACCGTGACCTAGCTGTTGGTGTTGCTGATTCAGGCAGCGAAACTTGGGCCGATGAAGGCAACCTAGTGATGGATGCGAGCATCGGTGCTCCACCAGATGTGCTTGGTCCTCTAGGTCAAAACTGGGGTTTACCACCACTTAATCCTGAAGTGCTTCAAGAAACGAGCTACGACGCATACATTAAGCTACTCCGTGCCAATATGAAGCACTGTGGTGCACTTCGTATTGATCATGTTTTGGGCCTACTGCGTTTGTGGTGGATTCCAAAAGGCGAAAACGCAACCAAGGGTGCGTACATCTACTACCCAGTACAAGACATGCTGTCAATTCTGGCGCTTGAATCTCACCGTTACCAATGTAGCGTTATTGGTGAAGATTTAGGTACTGTGCCGGATGAAATCGTCGATATTCTAGCGGATGCGGGCGTGCATTCTTACAAAGTATTCTTCTTCGAAACATCAGAAGATGACGGTGGCTTTATTTCACCGAAACATTATGCGCCACAATCGATGGCGGCACTTTGTACTCATGATATGCCAACGCTTCGCGGCTTCTGGCATTGTGATGACTTGAAAATGGGTCAAGAGATTGGTTTATACCCAGATGCAGAACAGCTAGAAACCTTGTTCGATGACCGTCTGGAGTGCAAACAAGGTATCTTAGATTCAGTGGCATGGCATGGCTTCTTACCTGAAGGTGTTGGTCGTGATGCAAGCCAAGTACCGATGGACTCTTATCTTGCTGAAGCACTTCAACTGCACGTTGCGGCTGGTGGTTCGACACTTCTTAGTGTTCAACTGGAAGATTGGTTAGAGATGGACAAGCCAGTAAACATTCCTGGCACTGTCGATGAATACCCTAACTGGCGTCGTAAACTATCAATGAACTTGGACGAAATATTTGCTCACGAAGGGGTAAATCGTATCGCTTCTAAGCTGACTGACGTTCGAGAAAAAGCAGCTAAGTAATGATGTTGAGTGGCTTGAAAATAGGTGGTTTTTTGCTTACGCCGTACGAAACTACAACCTCGGTCACTCAATAATGAATGCTCATCTGGTAGAATAAACCGTCGTTATATTGCCCGCACTAATAGCGGGCATTTTTGTATTATATTTTTTGGATGTTTGGTTAGGGAGAAGCGTTTTGGAACTAAGTTCTATTTCAAAGCAAAAACAAATATATACCCAACTATCACAGGCTTGTTTCACTGACCCATTTGCGTTTTTAGGGCCATACCTACCTTCTGAGCAAGGTGCATTACGTGTGTGGATTCCTGGGGCAAATAAAGTCGAGTTGATTGTTGGAAAGGAACCTCGTATTGAGTTAGCGCGAGAGGGTGAAAGTGGTTTCATTCTTAAGCAAGAGAGAGATTTACGTTTTACTCACTACAAGCTCGCGGTTGATTGGGCTGGAGTCGAGCAGATCATCGATGATCCATATCAGTACCACGATCTGTACGCGAGTTATGAAGATCTCCATACACCTAAAGATATGTATCATCACATGGGGGCTCAGTTTATTACGCTAGAGCGTGATGGACAGACGATTTCAGGTACGCGTTTCTTGGTGTATGCACCGCATGCAACAGCGGCAAGCTTAGTGGGTAACTTCAACGCTTGGGATGGTCGTCGTCATCCAATGCAACGCTTAGATTATGGCATGTGGGGCCTATTCATTCCTGAACTGGAAGAAGGCGCTCAATACAAGTTTGAATTAAAAGGACCTGATGGCGAAGGCTTACCACACAAAGCTGACCCATGGGGTTTTTACTCTGAGCAATACCCTTCATTTTCTTCTGTGACTTACGATCACGCTCGTTACGAGTGGCAAGATACTCAGTGGCAGAATCG from Vibrio splendidus encodes:
- the malQ gene encoding 4-alpha-glucanotransferase, giving the protein MKEQTVLKQVAEMANIADSYVSAWGDEAQVSEETITSLLASLGYDTSSDDALLKSAERKHKKDVLDPVLVLRDGEPVEVALNLGVSARESEFSWRLETEQGEVLEGYLQSQVVRDERAEGGPLVFALPSDLAWGYHKLIVSRKRRKKPYEMTLIITPKACFKQSPIEQGKKLWGPSVQLYTLRTQHNWGIGDFGDLKQLVADIASRGGDFVGLNPIHSLFPANPEGASPYSPSSRRWLNILYIDVSSVPEFALSAEAQQTVGSAEFQQRLQKAREAHWVNYTEVSELKMSILPLLFAEFKIRHLDKNSDRAQAFLAFVEEGGESLMHQAAFDALHGELHAEDSGMWGWPVFPEKYRTFESPATQKYIKENLENVHLYMYLQWLADCQINDAQSLAEEKGMAVGLYRDLAVGVADSGSETWADEGNLVMDASIGAPPDVLGPLGQNWGLPPLNPEVLQETSYDAYIKLLRANMKHCGALRIDHVLGLLRLWWIPKGENATKGAYIYYPVQDMLSILALESHRYQCSVIGEDLGTVPDEIVDILADAGVHSYKVFFFETSEDDGGFISPKHYAPQSMAALCTHDMPTLRGFWHCDDLKMGQEIGLYPDAEQLETLFDDRLECKQGILDSVAWHGFLPEGVGRDASQVPMDSYLAEALQLHVAAGGSTLLSVQLEDWLEMDKPVNIPGTVDEYPNWRRKLSMNLDEIFAHEGVNRIASKLTDVREKAAK